One Phaseolus vulgaris cultivar G19833 chromosome 4, P. vulgaris v2.0, whole genome shotgun sequence DNA window includes the following coding sequences:
- the LOC137837118 gene encoding SWI/SNF complex component SNF12 homolog: protein MSVNNNNPSKGIGASSSSFGNAGISSNSIPTNLGFSQSQGPGQIPVGFQGQFPLSQAHAIVQAQSKAQAQAQAHAQAAAAAHAQIQAHLQAQGLSLNQNQGGGLGSLGLSSPISTPGNASGKRIPLKPPIRPVGFSPPNSFSPLRPMELTPASRRKKQKLPEKQLQDKVAAILPESALYTQLLEFESRVDAALARKKADIQEALKNPPCIQKTLRIYVFNTFANQIRTIPKKPTAEPPTWTLKIVGRILEDGVDPDQPGVVQKSTPLYPKFSAFFKRVTISLDQRLYPDNHIIMWENARSPAPHEGFEVKRKGDKEFTVNIRLEMNYIPEKFKLSPALTEVLGIEVDTRPRIVAAIWHYVKARKLQNPNDPSFFHCDQPLQKVFGEEKMKFTMVSQKISSHLFPPQPILLEHKIKLSGNSPAGTACYDVMVDVPFPIQRELSALLANVEKNKEIETCDEAICGIIRKIHEHRRRRSFFLGFSQSPVEFINALIESQSRDLKLVSGEPSRNAEKERRSDFFNQPWVEDAVIRYLNRKPAVGSDAPGST from the exons ATGTCTGTGAACAATAATAACCCTTCTAAGGGCATTGGGGCCTCTTCCTCATCCTTTGGCAATGCTGGAATATCCTCCAATTCTATACCTACAAACCTTGGTTTTTCACAGTCCCAAGGACCGGGCCAGATTCCCGTTGGTTTTCAAGGGCAGTTTCCACTGTCACAGGCCCATGCTATTGTCCAAGCTCAGTCCAAGGCCCAGGCTCAGGCTCAGGCTCATGCCCAAGCAGCAGCTGCAGCCCATGCTCAAATCCAGGCTCATTTGCAAGCACAGGGTTTGAGTCTTAATCAGAACCAAGGTGGTGGTTTGGGGAGTTTGGGGCTGTCCTCGCCTATTTCCACACCGGGCAATGCTAGTGGGAAACGGATCCCTTTGAAACCTCCAATTCGGCCAGTTGGATTTTCCCCTCCCAACAGCTTCTCTCCTTTGAGACCGATGGAGCTCACACCTGCTTCCCGGAGGAAGAAGCAGAAGCTTCCGGAGAAGCAGCTGCAAGATAAAGTGGCAGCTATACTGCCCGAGTCTGCCCTGTACACACAGCTTCTCGAGTTTGAGTCTCGTGTTGATGCAGCACTTGCTAGGAAGAAGGCTGACATCCAGGAAGCGCTCAAAAACCCACCCTGTATTCAGAAAACCCTTCGCATCTATGTATTTAACACTTTTGCTAATCAAATTCGCACAATTCCAAAGAAGCCGACTGCAGAGCCTCCAACCTGGACGCTGAAGATAGTTGGAAGGATATTGGAAGATGGTGTAGACCCTGATCAGCCAGGAGTGGTTCAGAAGTCGACTCCTTTGTATCCCAAGTTTTCAGCTTTCTTCAAAAGAGTAACCATTTCTTTAGATCAGAGACTATATCCAGATAATCATATTATTATGTGGGAGAATGCTCGATCACCTGCTCCACATGAAGGTTTTGAAGTTAAGAGGAAAGGGGATAAAGAGTTTACAGTGAATATACGGCTGGAAATGAATTATATACCAGAGAAGTTTAAGCTTTCGCCTGCTTTGACAGAGGTTCTTGGTATTGAGGTTGATACCCGCCCAAGAATTGTTGCTGCGATCTGGCACTATGTAAAGGCCAGGAAGTTGCAAAACCCTAATGACCCTTCTTTCTTTCACTGTGATCAGCCTCTTCAGAAAGTATTTggagaagaaaagatgaagttTACAATGGTTTCTCAGAAAATATCTTCACATTTGTTCCCTCCACAGCCTATACTTTTGGAACACAAGATCAAGCTATCGGGAAACAGTCCAGCTGGGACTGCTTGTTATGATGTGATGGTTGATGTTCCTTTCCCAATTCAGAGGGAGTTGTCTGCTTTATTGGCTAATGTGGAAAAGAACAAAGAGATTGAGACATGTGATGAAGCAATATGTGGAATCATTAGAAAAATTCATGAGCACAGAAGGAGACGGTCATTCTTTCTTGGTTTCAGTCAATCGCCAGTAGAATTTATTAATGCATTGATTGAATCTCAAAGCAGGGATCTGAAACTTGTTTCCGGAGAACCTAGTCGCAATGCAGAAAAAGAGCGCAGATCAGATTTCTTCAACCAACCATG GGTTGAAGATGCTGTTATTCGATATCTGAATCGCAAACCAGCTGTGGGAAGTGATGCACCAGGAAGCACATGA
- the LOC137837119 gene encoding small ribosomal subunit protein bS21c-like: protein MAASSTINNFLSFFLPTKPPPPSTPPPPQFNPTTSSSTHKPSQPLIAQYDPSSSSELSSVICPSMAYSNTLFFQSPYNVQVVVAEDEPEERLLNRFRREVLRAGVIQECRRRRYFENKQEEKKRKSREAAKRNRKRRPMSKTVAQKKQDVPATKREEDKDNWDLPEGDSLY from the exons ATGGCTGCCTCATCCACCATCAACAACTTCCTCTCTTTCTTCTTACCCACAAAACCGCCGCCACCCTCTACACCGCCGCCACCGCAATTCAACCCCACCACTTCTTCTTCCACCCACAAGCCCTCACAACCTCTAATTGCGCAATATGACCCTTCATCTTCATCTGAACTGTCCTCTGTGATATGCCCCTCCATGGCCTACTCCAACACGCTCTTCTTCCAGTCACCCTACAACGTGCAGGTGGTGGTGGCCGAGGACGAGCCCGAGGAGCGCCTCCTCAACAGGTTCCGCAGAGAGGTGTTGAGGGCCGGCGTCATCCAGGAGTGTAGGCGGAGGAGGTACTTCGAGAACAAACAGGAAGAGAAAAAACGCAAGTCGCGTGAAGCTGCCAAACGTAACCGCAAAAG ACGCCCCATGTCAAAAACTGTAGCACAGAAAAAACAGGATGTCCCAGCAACCAAGAGAGAAGAAGACAAGGATAACTGGGATCTACCTGAAGGAGACAGTCTGTATTAA